The Cohaesibacter gelatinilyticus genome contains a region encoding:
- a CDS encoding ATP-binding cassette domain-containing protein produces MTKPIVHMDKIEKHFGNVIALAGVSFDVTPGECHCLLGDNGAGKSTFIKTMSGVHKPTAGEILFEGNHMDFDSPRDAMEAGIATVYQDLAMIPLMSVTRNFFMGREPTKGRGILKRFDTETANEICMEEMRKMGINLRGPDQAVGTLSGGERQTVAIARAVHFGAKVLILDEPTSALGVRQTSNVLATIDRVRNQGIGVVFITHNVRHSLAVGDRFTVLNRGKTLGTAKKGDITPDELQDLMAGGQELAELESSLGGTI; encoded by the coding sequence ATGACCAAACCAATCGTTCATATGGACAAGATCGAAAAGCATTTTGGCAATGTCATCGCTCTGGCAGGTGTCAGCTTTGATGTCACTCCTGGAGAATGTCATTGTCTGCTTGGCGACAATGGTGCGGGTAAGTCGACCTTCATCAAGACCATGTCCGGTGTGCACAAGCCGACGGCGGGAGAGATCCTGTTTGAGGGAAACCACATGGATTTTGATAGCCCGCGAGATGCCATGGAAGCAGGCATTGCAACGGTGTATCAGGATTTGGCAATGATCCCGCTGATGTCGGTGACGCGTAACTTCTTCATGGGGCGTGAACCAACCAAAGGTCGTGGCATTCTAAAGCGTTTTGATACTGAGACTGCCAATGAGATCTGCATGGAGGAAATGCGCAAGATGGGTATCAATCTGCGCGGGCCGGATCAGGCTGTGGGAACATTATCTGGTGGTGAGCGTCAGACCGTGGCCATCGCCCGCGCGGTTCACTTCGGTGCCAAAGTATTGATTCTTGATGAGCCGACCTCTGCACTTGGCGTGCGCCAGACCTCCAATGTCCTGGCGACCATCGATCGGGTCCGCAATCAGGGCATTGGTGTGGTTTTCATCACTCATAACGTTCGTCATTCTCTGGCTGTGGGTGATCGTTTTACAGTGTTGAACAGGGGCAAGACCCTTGGCACGGCCAAGAAAGGCGATATCACTCCTGATGAGC